A region from the Sandaracinus amylolyticus genome encodes:
- a CDS encoding membrane dipeptidase: MHWQIRDMLVVGLAAMAGCSSAPPEAPPLPPCTPTVTIDGAPALWGFADLHTHPGIEEAFEGQLVWGRAQSSARVSATSIPSLPPCPVETHVVRTGSPIERTAHSQILPLLNLQSDFPHPPIAGEGGPPIEGWPNGSDVLHQQMPVNAIRRAYEGGLRVLFASVTDSQVLTQLLAGPAFPEVIVPNRARERDSATRQLERIESIVDEQSDWMEIARSPEDARRIIGEGKLAVVLSLEMDALTIEDVDALIDRFGVAHVIPIHLIDNDHGGTAANGDIFNSATALMSTMFGRPALSFIEVEHTSRYTSRLGWPQLPGTMSPPLLFALGSVPLPWADALQYDNQCFCTGAGPSALGYRLLGHQNRMGLTEVGRTFVQQLFERRLIVDVSHMGVAATADAIALAEAAPGGPYPLIASHGGIAPDDGPTSSERDLAADQARWIAQAGGVVGLGSGGALAPETVLAVRGGPIATFTTSTRTACIADGDATCASGWTTVSGASADPITRVEVVVEGAVGGGSHVLEMQLAGATLDDAPVIVRAEMTCTSSSCSATLDPLPAVLEGDTITECADGSSTPTFTRAQIERVSIRLVGASCGALPADGTWAPTRATISIDGAPWAVAERENGGVLAQLGSARGGLDLFRSGDDTPSFDDTRKIVRIGVIASPGSSSLLGAALDRYGSELCARPRLRANDGTCAAPTTIPTSGCEGEWISMSFRGTWSAGNRFDRFVTLPDDVAPSALCGLDLALVTHDASASVSFSIDEARIEVVQDPIVAWAEDYAGLMDRIFEGRRGAIGFGTDMNGLAPQFPITRRSPSTFEYGAHGCSTPSIGPLTIDGGPRTVRLDERGLASYGQLADVIATIAQSDDLPEAQRTAVVDSLMLSAEGVLRVWERTDPARRGGTP, encoded by the coding sequence GTGCATTGGCAGATTCGCGACATGCTCGTCGTCGGCCTCGCGGCGATGGCGGGATGCTCGAGCGCTCCACCCGAAGCGCCACCGCTTCCACCGTGCACGCCGACGGTGACGATCGACGGAGCGCCGGCGTTGTGGGGCTTTGCCGATCTCCACACCCATCCGGGGATCGAAGAGGCATTCGAGGGACAGCTCGTCTGGGGACGTGCGCAGTCGAGCGCGCGAGTCTCGGCGACGTCGATTCCCTCACTGCCACCCTGCCCCGTCGAGACTCACGTCGTCCGCACGGGATCTCCCATCGAGCGGACTGCCCACTCGCAGATCCTGCCGCTGCTCAATCTGCAGTCCGATTTTCCCCATCCGCCGATCGCCGGCGAGGGTGGCCCACCGATCGAAGGTTGGCCCAACGGCAGCGACGTGCTGCACCAGCAGATGCCGGTGAACGCGATCCGGCGCGCGTACGAGGGTGGGCTGCGCGTGCTCTTCGCGAGCGTGACCGACTCCCAGGTGCTGACGCAGCTGCTCGCGGGCCCCGCATTTCCCGAGGTGATCGTGCCCAATCGCGCGCGCGAGCGGGACAGCGCGACGCGTCAGCTCGAGCGCATCGAGAGCATCGTCGACGAGCAGTCGGACTGGATGGAGATCGCGCGTTCGCCCGAGGACGCGCGGCGGATCATCGGCGAAGGGAAGCTCGCGGTCGTCCTCTCGCTCGAGATGGACGCGCTGACGATCGAGGACGTCGACGCGCTGATCGATCGATTCGGCGTCGCGCACGTCATTCCGATCCACCTGATCGACAACGATCACGGGGGCACCGCGGCGAACGGCGACATCTTCAATTCCGCGACGGCGCTGATGAGCACGATGTTCGGCAGACCGGCGCTCTCGTTCATCGAGGTCGAGCACACGAGTCGATACACGTCGCGCCTCGGATGGCCGCAGCTGCCGGGCACGATGTCGCCACCGCTCTTGTTCGCGCTGGGATCGGTGCCGCTCCCGTGGGCCGATGCGCTGCAGTACGACAATCAGTGCTTCTGCACCGGTGCGGGCCCGAGCGCGCTCGGATATCGCCTGCTCGGGCACCAGAATCGAATGGGGCTCACCGAGGTCGGGCGCACGTTCGTCCAGCAGCTCTTCGAGCGTCGATTGATCGTCGACGTCTCGCACATGGGCGTCGCGGCGACCGCCGACGCGATCGCGCTCGCGGAGGCCGCACCGGGCGGTCCGTATCCGCTGATCGCGTCGCACGGAGGGATCGCGCCCGACGACGGTCCGACGAGCTCGGAGCGTGATCTCGCGGCCGATCAGGCGCGGTGGATCGCGCAGGCGGGCGGCGTCGTGGGGCTCGGCAGCGGCGGCGCGCTCGCGCCCGAGACGGTGCTCGCGGTGCGCGGCGGACCGATCGCGACGTTCACGACCTCGACGCGCACGGCGTGCATCGCGGACGGCGACGCGACGTGCGCGAGCGGCTGGACGACGGTCTCGGGGGCGAGCGCCGATCCGATCACGCGCGTCGAGGTCGTGGTCGAAGGCGCGGTGGGCGGCGGATCGCACGTGCTGGAGATGCAGCTCGCGGGCGCGACGCTCGACGACGCGCCGGTGATCGTACGCGCCGAGATGACGTGCACGTCGAGCTCGTGCAGCGCGACGCTCGATCCGCTGCCCGCCGTGCTCGAGGGCGACACGATCACCGAGTGCGCGGACGGCAGCTCGACGCCGACGTTCACGCGCGCGCAGATCGAGCGCGTCTCGATCCGGCTCGTCGGCGCGTCGTGCGGCGCGCTGCCCGCCGACGGCACGTGGGCACCGACGCGCGCGACGATCTCGATCGACGGCGCCCCGTGGGCGGTCGCCGAGCGCGAGAACGGCGGCGTGCTCGCGCAGCTCGGCAGCGCGCGCGGCGGGCTCGACCTCTTTCGGAGCGGCGACGACACGCCGAGCTTCGACGACACCCGGAAGATCGTGCGCATCGGCGTGATCGCGAGCCCGGGCTCGAGCTCGCTGCTCGGCGCGGCGCTCGATCGGTACGGCAGCGAGCTGTGCGCGCGCCCGCGGCTGCGCGCGAACGATGGGACCTGTGCCGCACCGACGACGATCCCGACGAGCGGCTGCGAAGGCGAGTGGATCTCGATGAGCTTCCGCGGCACCTGGAGCGCCGGGAATCGCTTCGATCGGTTCGTCACGCTGCCCGACGACGTCGCGCCGAGCGCGCTCTGCGGGCTCGATCTCGCGCTGGTCACCCACGACGCGAGCGCGAGCGTGTCGTTCTCGATCGACGAGGCGCGGATCGAGGTCGTCCAAGATCCGATCGTCGCGTGGGCCGAGGACTACGCGGGCTTGATGGATCGGATCTTCGAGGGACGGCGCGGCGCGATCGGGTTCGGCACCGACATGAACGGCCTCGCGCCGCAGTTCCCGATCACGCGCCGATCACCGAGCACGTTCGAGTACGGCGCGCATGGATGCAGCACGCCTTCGATCGGTCCGCTGACGATCGACGGCGGCCCGCGCACGGTGCGCCTCGACGAGCGCGGCCTCGCCTCGTACGGGCAGCTCGCGGACGTGATCGCGACGATCGCGCAGAGCGACGATCTGCCCGAGGCGCAGCGCACGGCCGTGGTCGACTCGCTGATGCTCTCGGCGGAAGGCGTGCTGCGGGTCTGGGAGCGCACCGACCCGGCGCGCCGAGGAGGGACGCCGTGA
- a CDS encoding OPT family oligopeptide transporter → MSAPAVSESTAASATPEGLPDLSKLPEEERDAAWVKHYYRGDDVPQLTIRAVVMGGLLGAAMSVSNLYTTLKLGWAFGVAITACVLSYAIWNAFVSLRIAKTKMTLLENNCMQSTASAAGYSTGGTLATAVGALLLITGQQMHWFPVAIWVLLTALLGVFLAIPMKRQMINSEQLPFPSGIAAAETLRSLYAAGRESVLKARALIAALATGIVVALVRSFGYMPEQIFLNFPVVSARSTVLTGKTLGMWFEPSLLLIAAGMIVGLRVSTWMLVGSLINYVALAPAAMGVEDWVEAPKRFFGHMEVASNPGVEFGPGSTELDGAQYDEAAATVREALASSGAIEAIQLTGMANQSTGGTAAIATARAEHLRDALVERGVPADRIRVGEPTVAADGAPMVGWTVIAPSASELHERPIIAMIRVTRWSLWLGTALLVASGLTSFALGYRTILRAIRNVGKKKDGANADPVERLEVPASWLLIGGVPVTIGLTLLCWLSFGIAPWLGLVSVVLSFVLALVACRATGETDTTPIGAMGKITQFTYAVLAPANTTVNLMTAGITAGAAGSSADLLTDLKSGYLLGANPRKQFLAQFFGVFFGVIAVVPAWFVLVPDREHLEAFNSPATTMWYAVAQALSRGVETIPESARLAIVIGGLVGIVLALAEGLAPKSIKKWMPSSMGLGLAFVVPFANALSFFIGAVIAELWMRFGKETGERYIIPLASGAVAGESLAAALFAMLAATGLVGGH, encoded by the coding sequence ATGTCCGCACCCGCCGTCTCCGAGAGCACTGCCGCGTCCGCCACGCCCGAGGGTCTCCCTGACCTCTCGAAGCTCCCCGAGGAAGAGCGCGACGCCGCGTGGGTGAAGCACTACTACCGCGGTGACGACGTCCCGCAGCTCACGATCCGCGCGGTCGTGATGGGCGGCCTGCTCGGCGCGGCGATGAGCGTCTCGAACCTCTACACGACGCTCAAGCTCGGGTGGGCGTTCGGCGTCGCGATCACCGCGTGCGTGCTGAGCTACGCGATCTGGAACGCCTTCGTCTCGCTGCGCATCGCGAAGACGAAGATGACGCTCCTCGAGAACAATTGCATGCAGTCGACCGCATCGGCGGCGGGCTACTCGACCGGCGGCACGCTCGCCACCGCGGTCGGCGCGCTCCTGCTGATCACCGGTCAGCAGATGCACTGGTTCCCGGTCGCGATCTGGGTGCTGCTCACCGCGCTGCTCGGCGTCTTCCTCGCGATCCCGATGAAGCGGCAGATGATCAACAGCGAGCAGCTGCCCTTCCCGAGCGGCATCGCGGCCGCGGAGACGCTGCGCTCGCTCTACGCCGCAGGGCGCGAGTCGGTGCTCAAGGCGCGCGCGCTGATCGCCGCGCTCGCGACCGGCATCGTCGTCGCGCTGGTGCGCTCGTTCGGGTACATGCCCGAGCAGATCTTCCTCAACTTCCCGGTCGTCAGCGCGCGCAGCACGGTGCTCACCGGCAAGACGCTCGGCATGTGGTTCGAGCCGAGCCTGCTGCTGATCGCGGCGGGCATGATCGTCGGTCTGCGCGTCTCGACGTGGATGCTCGTCGGCTCGCTGATCAACTACGTCGCGCTCGCGCCGGCGGCGATGGGCGTCGAGGACTGGGTCGAGGCGCCGAAGCGCTTCTTCGGTCACATGGAGGTCGCGAGCAATCCCGGCGTCGAGTTCGGGCCCGGCTCGACCGAGCTCGATGGCGCGCAGTACGACGAGGCCGCGGCGACGGTGCGCGAGGCGCTCGCGTCGAGCGGCGCGATCGAGGCGATCCAGCTGACCGGCATGGCGAACCAGTCGACCGGTGGCACCGCGGCGATCGCGACCGCGCGCGCCGAGCACCTGCGCGATGCGCTCGTCGAGCGCGGCGTGCCCGCGGATCGCATCCGCGTCGGCGAGCCCACGGTGGCCGCCGACGGTGCACCGATGGTCGGCTGGACCGTGATCGCGCCGAGCGCGAGCGAGCTCCACGAGCGCCCGATCATCGCGATGATCCGTGTCACGCGGTGGTCGCTGTGGCTCGGCACCGCGCTGCTCGTCGCGTCGGGCCTCACGTCGTTCGCGCTCGGATACCGCACGATCCTCCGCGCGATCCGCAACGTCGGGAAGAAGAAGGACGGCGCGAACGCCGATCCCGTCGAGCGCCTCGAGGTGCCGGCGAGCTGGCTCCTGATCGGCGGCGTGCCGGTGACGATCGGGCTGACGCTGCTGTGCTGGCTGTCGTTCGGGATCGCGCCGTGGCTCGGGCTCGTGAGCGTCGTGCTCTCGTTCGTGCTCGCGCTCGTCGCGTGCCGCGCGACGGGTGAGACCGACACCACGCCGATCGGCGCGATGGGCAAGATCACGCAGTTCACCTACGCGGTGCTCGCGCCCGCGAACACGACGGTGAACCTGATGACCGCGGGCATCACCGCGGGCGCCGCGGGCTCGAGCGCGGATCTGCTCACCGATCTGAAGAGCGGCTATCTGCTCGGTGCGAACCCGCGCAAGCAGTTCCTCGCGCAGTTCTTCGGTGTCTTCTTCGGCGTGATCGCGGTGGTGCCCGCGTGGTTCGTGCTGGTGCCGGATCGCGAGCACCTCGAGGCGTTCAACTCGCCCGCGACGACGATGTGGTACGCGGTGGCGCAGGCGCTCTCGCGCGGCGTCGAGACGATCCCCGAGAGCGCGCGCCTCGCGATCGTGATCGGCGGCCTCGTCGGCATCGTGCTCGCGCTCGCGGAAGGCCTCGCCCCGAAGAGCATCAAGAAGTGGATGCCGTCGTCGATGGGCCTCGGGCTCGCGTTCGTCGTGCCCTTCGCGAACGCGCTCTCGTTCTTCATCGGCGCGGTGATCGCGGAGCTGTGGATGCGCTTCGGCAAGGAGACCGGCGAGCGCTACATCATCCCGCTCGCCTCGGGCGCGGTGGCCGGCGAGTCGCTCGCGGCGGCGCTCTTCGCGATGCTCGCGGCGACCGGCCTCGTCGGTGGTCACTGA